TGAGACCTAGTGCAGGAAGCACAAGAAGGATGGGGTGAGGGAGTTGGGGAAGGGGGAATGAGGGTCAGAAGTCCTGTGGGCCTAGAAGTCCAGAGTTTCAGGAGGAACAGGTAAGAgggtgcagagatggctcagtggttaagaacacatactgctctcacagaggagctgggttcaattcccagaacccacctggcagctcacaaactgTAACTCCACTCTCCTGAGATTTGAtgtcatcttctgacctccacagacacacgTGGGTATATTTACATAAATTCAGGGAAAACACTCCTATGCATAAGTAAATCTTAGGGAGAGGAGCAGTGTACTCaaggagagcctgaggcaggggcTGCACACGACGCTCATCACCTCTTTGCCACGAGCAATGAGTGGGTCAGGAAGCCCAGCCTGGGCAGCGGTGTGGGAGGCGTGGCTGGCCCTGGCGACGCCTTGGCAAAGGCGGTAGAAGCAGACAAGGTCGTTCCCATCCTCACAAGTCTCCATGGTCTTCAAAGAGAGCAAACAATGACAGTGCACCTTCAGTGCTCTGGGactgagaggagggaaaggccaTGGTCAGAGTGACTTCCTCACCAAATACTGCACCAGGGGTACTTGAGGCAGCAGCTGCAGCTGAACAAGGCTCAGGAAGTTGGTGGCCACAAAGACGTGAGGACAGCTGGGTCCCAGTGCTAGCCAGTGACGGAGCACAGCAGCCAGAAGTGCCAGACCATCCACCTGTCAGAGGGCAGAGGTGAGAGGGCAGGGCCAGGGTTTGTGTCCTTCTGtacctgccctggcttccctccccccttctttccGAGAGCTCAGTCTCCTACTCCCATCCCTCatcttcctccatcccctctccttagcttcattttcctcctcctccgcACCGAGTTGGTTCCCTTCCCGAATTCATCAACGAGGACCAGCGAGTGCTCTGTGGCATTGTTCACTGCTTTCGCCACCTGCGGGCATGAGCCGGACAAGGGAGCTTCCTTAGGGTTCTGGCTGTGACTTGTCATCATGAATAAAATTCTCGAATGTGTCTGCCCCTAAACCGAAAGCTGCAGGCTTTTTAATAGCGACTGAATCTCTATTTGCCAACAGAGAGGTCACACAAAGGAGCCTCAAGAACTGTTGACGGTGTTGCCACCCCCAGACTCCCTGGCCCCCAGTACAGATGgcaggtgtagagtgaaaaattatagaggccattttatgaaatatgtgtagatttttcacagaactcggaactgaaaataagacttcaggccttcacattccaggtgaaggacacttgctggattacattccccaagcctcgcccaaggcaggaaggcattcctcactacagataaagatgctatcatttgggctagtttctctgaaatgttccactgttcttggttacccctcccttggtcttcccagtgctatgttcaaaatttgtaaaacaaccaatcgtgtaagcgcgcgaaaatgccttcctccccccaccccatgctataaaagaccctttaacccaccacacgtggccaaaaaccctgctcttggagctaaagagcttgtcgtttttgaccgccggctcctcccctaataaacctctgctgattgcatccaggtatggtttcttgtgatttttgggtggtcgcgattccggaggcttgaggaagggtctcccgagtatgggggtcttcagcagGCACCTGAGGAAATGGGTCCCTACCcgtcaccccctccccacctccttctgCTCCCTTTAACCTGGTTGAGATCTATCATGAAGGTGGAGAGGCCTAGGGAGATGGATTCGCAGCTGTGAATTCGGGTGAAGATGGCGTCGATTATCCCAATCTCGGCCTCCTCTGCAGGCACAAAGCTGCCCACCAGGGCCATGAAGGTGATCAAGCCCACCTAGGCAGGGGGCAGGGAGACAGGACATGGCCCTGTTACTGTGCTATAGGCAAAGTAAAAATGGGTCTCAACTAAAGACATGAATGACAGATTAAAGAGAGGACACAGTGTAACAGAACAGAGCCGTGGAACACACTGTTTCCTGGGCCCTGACTTCAGAATTAACTCCAGAGAGTCAGGGTTGTGGATAAAGGCGCACTAAGGAACGGCAGGGGATCTTGGAAGTTGGTCCAGGGACTTGTGGCTATGGAAAGGCCTCTGAGACTGTCTCTCAGAGAACAAGAACATGTGCTATGGGGAGCAGAAGACTGGGCCTGGCTGTCAGAGGAAACGCCAGACACCCAGGTTGTATGGCCCTCACCTGCTTAAGGTATATGCTTTTCCCCGAGGAGTTGGGTCCAGTGATGATTTTGACCCTCCCTTGGTCCCCACCACAGTCTGTGGAGTTGGGCACGAAGGTTCGTGCACACAGTTCCATCAGAGGATGCCTGTGGTGGGTAGAGAGACACTGCGTGGCTTGTGGATCCAGGAGATGGACCCCCACAGCAGGAGATGGAGCCCCACTCTGTTCTCACCTGCCATTCTTGATTCGCACGCCATGGATGCTGGAAGAGTAATGTGGTCTTGAATAGCCATAGTCCCGGGCAGCACTGGCAAGAGCCAACAGGACATCCAGGCGGGAGGCAAGGTCCAGTACCCGAGTCAGGACAGAAGCCCGCGCCAGCACCTGGCACTGCAGCTGGTACATCAACAGGGTCTCCTGGTCTGAGAAAGCGACGGGGAGGGGGGGGTGCATGGAAAGATCTGGAAACAGGCACACAGATGCTGCGTGAAACTCCCAGAACCATTCAGATGACGGCCTGAGGGCAGGGTCTGTAGAGCAGCCTGCCCCCGCCCACCACGGCTCCTCACCCCGGATCTCACAGTGCAGGTCCCCCAGCAGTGCGTCCAGCTCCTTGGTCCGGGTGCTACGATAGTGCAGCTTGTCCTCTGAGAGAAACTGGGTGCAAGGAGTCCAAACTCTGGGCTTTCTGTCTcttgggttggttttgttttgtttgggggcaggatttcactctgtagccctggctggtctgcaactcacagagatccacctgactctgtctccagagtgccgggattaaagttGATCACAAGCCAGGcagtagtagcacacacctttaatccccaacacttgtgaggcagaggcaggtggatctctgagttgcaggccagcctggtctatggagtgagttctagaacagccagggccacaccaCCATACCCAGAGGCTTTTCATCCCTCggttcctctctcctctccacctgcCCGAACCTCCTCCAGTCCCACCcgtcccccaactcctcttctaactCAGGCCTGACAAAGTTTCTTAAGCTACAAAACTTGACCCCACCTCATGGTCAGTGCTGACAGGCTGAGACTCTTCTCCCAGCTTCTTATCACTTCCCGATCACACTCCTCCCACCACGGAGAGGTCAAGACACTTACCATAAAGTCCAATCCCTCAACCTCGAAGTCACTGGCCTCCACCATGAAAGGCAATCGgggaatggaaagaaggaagccaatctggggagagaaaggagacagagtgGGCAGTAACCTACCAAACACCCTCTGGCCCTAGAGGAAGCCCAGACACCACTGGGATCCTCCATTCCTTTGTTAGAGACTGAAGTCACCAAAGGTATTCATGTCCCTGGGTTTCAGGACAGTGGGTATCTGTCACCCACTGACTGCCAGGATGGATTTAGCTCATCTGGCTGGGTGCCACTTCCTCCCTTACCACTCCACATGAGACTTATGGATGCATACATGAGTAGTTGTCCTGCCCTCCAGCA
The sequence above is drawn from the Arvicanthis niloticus isolate mArvNil1 chromosome 20, mArvNil1.pat.X, whole genome shotgun sequence genome and encodes:
- the Msh5 gene encoding mutS protein homolog 5 isoform X5; the protein is MTATEKILFLSSVIPFDCVLTVRALGGLIKFLSRRRIGVELEDYSVGVPILGFKKFVLTHLVSIDQDTYSVLQIFKSESHPSVYKVASGLKEGLSLFGILNRCRCKWGQKLLRLWFTRPTRELRELNSRLDVIQFFLMPQNLDMAQMLHRLLSHIKNVPLILKRMKLSHTKVSDWQVLYKTVYSALGLRDACRSLPQSIQLFQDIAQDFSDDLHHIASLIGKVVDFEESLAENRFTVLPNIDPEIDAKKRRLTGLPSFLTEVAQKELENLDSRIPSCSVIYIPLIGFLLSIPRLPFMVEASDFEVEGLDFMFLSEDKLHYRSTRTKELDALLGDLHCEIRDLSMHPPLPVAFSDQETLLMYQLQCQVLARASVLTRVLDLASRLDVLLALASAARDYGYSRPHYSSSIHGVRIKNGRHPLMELCARTFVPNSTDCGGDQGRVKIITGPNSSGKSIYLKQVGLITFMALVGSFVPAEEAEIGIIDAIFTRIHSCESISLGLSTFMIDLNQVAKAVNNATEHSLVLVDEFGKGTNSVDGLALLAAVLRHWLALGPSCPHVFVATNFLSLVQLQLLPQVPLVQYLTMETCEDGNDLVCFYRLCQGVARASHASHTAAQAGLPDPLIARGKEVSDLIRSGKPIKPMDELLRRNQMENCQALVDKFLKLDLEDPSLDLDIFISQEVLPAATTIL